The Episyrphus balteatus chromosome 3, idEpiBalt1.1, whole genome shotgun sequence genome segment ATATACTTCTTTACTTATACATCTATCTCTTTCATTTGCTTGTTTGTAATTTTAGATTGaacctaaaaaaatcatttaaaaataattccaccAGCTTTGTACTGGAGTCTTTATTACAGAGATAAAGGCATCTTCAAATAATCTCCATTACTTTTATAATATTTCATATTGTTGCTCCGCTTTTGATCGGGTTTTATGTTTGTAGACAAATGGAAcacaaaacaatacaaattaGAACACGTATACGCTACAGTGTACGTGGACGAAgccacgagtacgataactttggagacaagaattgataacggttttttgtagaggtcTTCAGTACAAGTACCTATTTTAATAAAGAATGTAGGTCTATCTCCTCCGCATTTAGGCGCGAGGgacaatttattaaaacaaatttaaaattaaaaaaaatgttagatcAACGTTCGATGTTAAAAAGTtgcttttttagtaaaattcaatTCCAAACAACATGTAAAAATAAGAACGAATTCACTTTAAAGGTCAAAATTTCCAACAAAATGGCTACTTCCACAAATTGCACTTccacataatttttaaagggaATTCTTGAAAATGTAGACATGTGTATTTACTGGGTCATATCTATAAACAACTGTGCCTAAATTCAGAACTACCAGTTTTGACGCACGGTCTTGACTATAAAGTGATTtcgaacaaaaaattcaaaatataaaatagatcaaaaaatataacccagaaaataattttactaaacttttaatttttagtcaCAAATCACTCGATTTCGGtgagaatttcaaaatttttggagaatttccattggttttttttaataaaatgcaaaaaaaaatcttaaacaatactttgttcttattattatttttaaaagggaAACATGCTTTAAAAATCTTTTCCAACATGATACATTttgataacgaagaaaaaaaaaataacaaaaataatataaaattattaaaatattgaatgatacattttgttcattttatcctttatttttaattaaataagatGGGACAGTTAGGTATAGATTGTAGAACTTATAAAATCTTAGAAAATAAGAATATATAGAATAAATCGCatgtcttttttatttattgtatcTAACTTACTCAATTTAGTTTTAACCAGAGTTTTCATTGCATTAGATAATATACatttcttttataataaaatagcAATTTGTTGGAGATAATCCAGACAAGGATAAAATTGTTGCTGAGTATCAAAAGAGATTAAGGAGTTCACTTAACAGCAAAAATATTGGACAATATGTTAAAGCATTTATGAAGTATGTTTCCATCATTATtaagtattttcattttttttaacatacctaattgtttttgttttacttccAAGTCGAAAGGATTTGTCTTTAAGAGACTGCAGAGTTGATCTTATACTTATTACCGGTATGCTCAGCCCATATGCACAAATGGTAGAGAAACTACATCGTgacgttgaaaaagaaaaagcaaCAATGCTGAAAATTGAACGAGCTGGAGATGTTCTTGCTGATGCGGTatgatatgatttttttcacaaatatgtAATTCTTACTTgactaatttattttattaatttttagccTGCAAAAGTGGCTCAGTCAATACTGCTTTTTTGCAAAGGAGTTGGTTTACTTACATCTGTCATTATGCCTGGTGTGGATCGATCAAGGGCATTTTCAACTAGCTCTGGAGGATCCACTGAAGGCACAAATGGCAATCGTAAGCTTTCTCGTGGTATTTCAATGGAAGAATATGACAAACCAAACATTCGTCGCTTAAGTGTAACTGTCAATAATGATCTTCCTCCGATTAGAAAGTAAGATAAATCTTAATGAATGTACATAATTTGAACATCAAttgttgccaaaaaaaaaaatcatgaaaaaaattgtaccaaaaaattaacaactaCATACATTAAAATATCAATACCTCCGATTTATGAATGTACCTCATTTCATATTGTAAAATCTACAAAATGCTgaagattattaaaaaaaataatattatatttttcgagttcaaaattttaaaacaggtatacaaaaattttacaaatgtttattaatttattatatacaGAAAAAAGTTACGAGTCGGAGTTACAGAGATATGCAAAACTGAAATGCACAAATTGCATGTCCTTATATATATCATTGTAATTTATTAAGCATAAATATTCACCCTACTGCGGCTTACAATtgtcaattgatagttgattaaagttaaattttgatatcTTATTactaaattaacaaaatttttgaaaaaaagagaatgATGCAAACCgttcttaattgaaaataattgaaaagttggacaattttctcataaataaggttttaaaataccaaattttagtatttatcaaaaatcacttgatagttgacaatcgcaATACGGGTGATAGTTTCCTATTGGAGATTTActttattattgttatttacTTAAATCCTAGTTTTTCATTTAGTTATACAcggtataatatttattattataacacttgttaaaattttattttgaagagtaCCTTAGATATAGATTATACAATGTTATAATGAATTAGTTGTAAGAGTATGAAAACTTAATAAAGAAgttcatacaaaaacaaacattattaaaatagttacataCCTAATACagttatattttgtttcaaaaaaaataaaccttagTATTTTATTTCTGTAGTGTGACTCAATAAAAGTGCACTTATAAAAttacttgagtttttttttgtaaaactggtAATTGATAAAATCCATTTAAATAGGAAATTTATCGGAAacgaaaaatttctttttgcttttccTTCTGTCTGAAGTACGTTGTTTAACCAGCAAAACTTAAAATTACATATACCAGTTTAATTGGCGAAGTTTCGACAAATAATTGCCGGGGACATTAATTGTAGAGATGCCGCAAGTAttcggcttttttttttttttttttttggttttcgctTTTCGGTGAAATAGTTCACCACATTCGGTCGAATACCGAATGATGTTTTACAGAGCCTTCGAGCAGCACATATCTAAAGTATAATCCGCGCTTTTCATTCAAAGAAGTAAAGACCGATTCTGAAATAGTTGCAAATGTGAAAATTGACTAAAACCTCTGGAGAACAATCAACGCCGCCAAAGTTTTCTAGGTTTGGCAACGTATTATATTTACTGAAAGCTTGCACCAGCTTGGGGGGAAGGGTTAATTATTCAAATAATCAAGtaagtgtgagaaaagcttttaaGAACTGAAGCTGCACCAATGTGAAGATCCTGTGCTCACCTTTCCAACTCTATAGAGAAAACATTCCTCATCGAGGCATATATGCAACTAATGTAAGAATTGGTGCTGGTTTTATCAAAAGTCCAAGATGGGGAAGAAAAGGTCTCTCGAAACAAGACGGAAACTATGGCGTTACCAGGAGGGAACTTCTGCTTCTGGTTCTGATATTGGAAACTAAGCACTACCTGAAGTACATCTTGGAGAGAAAAGATCCTTTTTCGGACAGATCATGGTGAGGAATCCAGGGCCAAGAAGGAAGATAGGTTTtagagctaaaaaaaaaacaataaatttatacaATAATGAGTATGAGCCCgaatggtttttatttatttcacataaaaataattatttgtatAAAGAAAAGATGATATATTccctaagaaaatgttttacatAGATAGACCCGAACTTTCTATTGTCATAAAGATCTTCCAAATAGCCCAAATGTAAGCAGCAGTTCGCAAGTCATTACAAAGTTCATATTTATTTGCCGTCTCCATTATACCAATAGCTGATGTTTCCATAACAAACTGCAGAGCATAATCTACAATTTCAGCTTCTGTATTACAATCTCGTAGTTCTTGTAGAGCTTCATTAGGGCGCATtttctgaaaaccaaaaaaatattttatagaagACCAATCGATAAAATTATTCtgtcttttcaaaaatatttacaagaCACTTTCCACCTTCTTGAAGGGATTCTGTTATTGAGTTAAGTAATTCATCAATCATCCTTTGGTCGCGTTTACTGCTGAGTTTTCCAAATGATACATGATTTATATTCTTCAAGTATTCAAAGTAAGATGCTAAACGGGAAAGaaaatcaattcaaataaaaaaagaggcATTTAAGACTTATTGGGCACTTTCGAAAAATACTACTAGGGACTAGACATTTTGTTATGTTCATTTTCTAAACGGAAATTTAGGTAGATGAGTAAATGGTGAGCTTGCATAGGTTTCCAGTCAATAAAATTGGCCGAACTAGAAGGATTCTTTTTGACAGTTGAACAATCAGAGAACGGATTTTGACTAAATATTTGGGTAGTCCCTAACGTCCCTAACAACCTGTTTTATGAGAACATTGACTGTGTTCTTTTCAGTGCgggaaaaaaactaaaaatttaaaaacatttgttATACCTGTCACACCACCAGCATTGCAAAAGAGATCTGGTATCATAAGGACATTCTTCTCTTTAAGAATTTTATCAGCTGCAGGCGTTGTTGGACCATTAGCACCTTCAGAAATAATCTTGGCTTGAACTTTATTAGCATTATCAGCGTTTAATATTTTATGAGTCGCACAGGGAAATAAAATAtcacatttttcaatcaaaagatCATTCGTAGTTTCTTTGGATTTCGGAAATCCTTTAATTGTGTTTTTAAGGTTCTTATATTCAATCAAAGCCTACGTGtacttaatttttgaaaaaaaaagatgaaaaaaagattattttttagtCTTACCGGTATATCAATTCCTTTCTGATCAAACAACGAACAATCCATTTCCTTAATACCAATTACCTTGCATCCAGATTCATGAACAAACTTTGCAGTATTACTTCCAACATTACCAAAACCCTGTACGATAGCTGTTTTGTTCTTCCATCCTGTTTTTAAACCAACCAGTTTCATCCAATCTTCATCGTTCAAGAACATATCCGTTGCTTTCCATACCCCTTTTCCTGTGGCTGCCTCTCGACCACGAATGCCACCATTATGAATCGGTTTACCTGTTACTATAGCTAATGCATTTATGTCCATATAACCGAATGTTTTCTGGTATTGATCTGCCAACCAAGACATTTCCCTTGCCGATGTACCATAATCTGGAGCCGGTACATCTATACCTGGACCGATCATATGACGCTTGAGCAGTTCTGTAGTGTAACGTCGTGTAATTCTTTGGAGATCACGAGCAGAGTATGTTTTTGGGTCGATTCGTACACCTCCTTTAGCACCTCCAAAAGGTACATTGACACAAGCTGTTTTGAATGTCATCAAATAGGACAAGGCTTTGACTTCATCCAAATCTACGTCCATTGCGTACCTAATACctatcaaaatattatttttgtttgttgtcttAACATTGACATGTATTTAAACCAAACCTCCTTTCAAAGGTAATCGGTGATAAGTATGATGTGCTCGATACCCAgt includes the following:
- the LOC129914678 gene encoding glutamate dehydrogenase, mitochondrial, whose protein sequence is MLRTISMLKSLKPCLNLCRFAHVIPEHLKGIAESKNPEFSAMIQYYFHNAAQIMEKDMIEYLGKYPQMKPEEKENRVAVILNMIGNTSCCLEINFPITKNDGKYEIITGYRAHHTYHRLPLKGGIRYAMDVDLDEVKALSYLMTFKTACVNVPFGGAKGGVRIDPKTYSARDLQRITRRYTTELLKRHMIGPGIDVPAPDYGTSAREMSWLADQYQKTFGYMDINALAIVTGKPIHNGGIRGREAATGKGVWKATDMFLNDEDWMKLVGLKTGWKNKTAIVQGFGNVGSNTAKFVHESGCKVIGIKEMDCSLFDQKGIDIPALIEYKNLKNTIKGFPKSKETTNDLLIEKCDILFPCATHKILNADNANKVQAKIISEGANGPTTPAADKILKEKNVLMIPDLFCNAGGVTASYFEYLKNINHVSFGKLSSKRDQRMIDELLNSITESLQEGGKCLKMRPNEALQELRDCNTEAEIVDYALQFVMETSAIGIMETANKYELCNDLRTAAYIWAIWKIFMTIESSGLSM